The sequence TGTAATGCATATgaacaattaaatttattaaatgaaacaTTCTTTATTTGACCAAGTTAGCATGTCTTAAcccataataataaatagaaaatttaaaaaaaaattaaatgtcaCCATTTagatcttcaaaattttcattgaaCTCAATCAAACCTCATGAGTCATGAACTTTGCTCGAGTAAAAACTGACCAACAAAAAACTGAAAAGAGGGATAATATGGATGAAACTGGAGACAAGCATGACTGGTATTAACATAACTACTGTTACCATTCAGAAGAAGGATCATTTCAGAAGTAAAGCACATAAATTTACATGAATACAACCAAAATGTATGTAAAGGCAACAGTGGCTCGATAGTTCAACTAGTTTCATTAGTGAATCAATGAAGTGGTCAAGTTAAACAAATAGCATGCTAAGTAATCCATAGTGGCTCTTTCCCTGCATGAAAATTCTTACTTCATCATAAATATTGTCAATTAAGACAGCCATGCTGCAAATAGGCACAAGTTCGGTCGTAAAACATGCCCACGACAGGCAAGggacaaagagaaagaaacaccACACAAACACTGTATCCAGAAGTAAATAAATTCAAAGCTGTTGGCACAACTagcaaataaattcaatttgtacgaattattttttttttaatttctgcaCAATGTTGGCAAGAAGATTGATAAGAAATAAAGTGTTAATTCACCAGTATTGTATAAAAATGATGATCACAAAAGACAGTTCATCCTAAAAGGTGTGCAACTTCAAGCAGATAAGGATGAACTCTCCTTGCTATGATGGGATTCCATCTTGACGATTCCGGACAATAGGACAAGTTGATCATGAAAAGGGAACAGTCCAACCCTctcaaataattgaaattcctaaaataaattcatcttttttcaCTTCTGAGGGACCCTCTATTGCTCATGCACTTGAATTGCCAAGAAAATACACAGCACAGCTCAACTTCCTCTTCTCAAGAGATAAGCTACTAAACCAGAAGAATTCACATCCGCTTGAATTACATACACAACTCAACTTCCGTTCTCAAGAGATAATCTTCTAATCTACAAGAATTTAATGTTTCAACAATTGTATCAAACTCCCCAGGGAGAAAATCTCAAAGAGAAGCATATTAAGAAAGAATACAGCAAAAATCTCCATCAAACCAAAGATCCTAAAAACTTTTCTACCAAAAGCATGCAAACTATCACTAGGATATAATATCTCCTGATAATCTCCCCCTCTTCATACACTTCTTCTAAAGCATTGCTTTCTCATGAAAAACTTATACAAATGAAGGTTTTGAGGTATTCACTTCTAATTAGAGGACTAGTATGTAAATGGAATCTAGATCGCTTTGGACAAATGGAAACCCTGATAGGAAAAATACCAAAAAGGTGCAAATTAGGCACAAGCCAAGTATATGCGATGTATGCAAAGACCAACGAACATTTCTATTCAAAGAAGAAATCGGTGCCCTAGCACACCCGGAAAAAGCACCACCAGTATTCTAAGGGCATACTCCTTGGTACTGCCATTCTAATGAAAGGGCTAATAACCATGAAGGTATATAAAAAGCAAATGCGTACATAAATTCAACTACAGGTACACAAATTTAAACCCAGTGATCAACCACCAGCTTAATTTTCTTGTCATTCTAGAAACACACTACATATAACGAATAGGCTGGTTAGGCAGCAGGCTGACAGAAAGCTTTATGTTTACAATACAACCTTCTTTTTCCTGTTTTCCTTCGTTTTTGGACAAGTGAGACTGTGTGGAACTAACCCCGCttctatttgattattttctgaTACAATAACAGTAAAGCACATTCTAGAAACACACTGAAGTATCCAAAAAGCTAAATTGAACCATCTAAAACCACTACGTTTGAATTCAGCCCTTAATCCAGAAGAAACTAAGCAAAAGAGAATTGTTCACCTTTTGGTTTACGCTCTGTTGGAATTGCATCAATGCAGCAACATATTTTGATATAGCAAGCCCTCTTGTGCCcctacttacaaaaaaaataaaaattcaagagACAAAACAACACACACAAAGCTGCTCCTTTTGGTCCTCTACAAGAAAAGCCCCAAAAGGAAAACCTCCACTTAAAATGGAACCCAATATAATACTAAGCTAGTTCACTAGTTTTGGTGAGCAAACAAGTTAACAACATAAACATATAAgtcaaaatttcatttatttcgCTTTTCCCGAAAATTCTCTGTAACCTTACACTACcaggaaaacaaaattaacaacaaaaatctcGTTAAGCCTCCAAATTTACAGGGACTCCTCGAGCTcattcatcttctctctcttcttcaattcGGCTTCATACTTTTTCAGTCTCTCATTCATTTTCTCCTGCGTTaacaattaatgaaaataattacaaaCGTCTTTCATAAAAATGGTAAATTaagaattcaaattttcttttctattttttatctgCAACCAAACGGACGGTTCAGAGACTAGTAAAGTTGGGAGCGGGGGATGGAAAGCAAGCTGACCTTGTAGCTAATTTCGACGCGGTGCATGACGTAGAAGCCGAGAACACCACCAAGAATAGTGCCGGTGATGATCCGAACGTAGCCCCATTTCCGAGAAGCAGCCGCCACCATATTTTTTTCTCGCACTTTCTCTAGCTTTCTTTCCTCGATTTTCTTTGGGAAAGATACGGCTTGGATGCTCTAAGCGGCGTCAGAGTCTGAGACTCAGAAGCCTGCCCACCGTTTGTTCGAACTTTGAACCGCCCCCAcacatttgttttttgtttttttttttaatttctataaatatatttttttatattcaagtatttaacaaatgaatattattcaaatttaacatttcatcaaattttagaacaatgattagaatttcatatttaataatatgatatatacacCATTTTaaggtaaaaaataatgtgataaatagaatttgaaagaaaaataatatatacacaactattttataatttttttatataaatttacaaatttcttaaaaaatatattatttttttagattcaaAGCCATCAAAGTCATACAAAGTTtcaattaaacttaaaaaataattaaattttattaaagacttgcacaaaaattgtaaaatatttatctaccaaaaaaaagtgtaaaaaaaaattcttctcatcagttactattcaccaccccacaccctatgaaaaaacaccctcactctatgaaaaaaaaaaaaaaaaaaaaaaaaaaaaccttatagGTGTGGAGTATatgaatgaatagtaactgatacaTAACATTCTTCGAGTATAAAATTGTACATATGCAAAACATTACACAAACCATTCTGCAGTATGAGATAATCACATATGGCACATGCCATTAATTCAGTCATCCTATTACAAAGTAATACAACCTTTTGAGGACAGACCTACCACAAGCAGATCATTTCCCTTGATAAAACTAGTGGGAAAGATGCTAAAACACATACAGACTGATATTACTAAGGTGATCGATATGAATCTACTCAATCATCTACAACTGTAAAGCGCCTCTTACAGATAAACAACATGCAGAAACCTGAATAAATAAGGATGAAATCGTGGGATATAGTGTAGTGTAATCCATGCACTAACTGTTTACTGTCCTTTTTTCTTCAACCTCTCAGCCCTTGGACTAGATGATGACAGTTTTTGAGTATGATCCACGAGCCGTAAGCGCGACATGACATATGCCAGGAGTTCTTCATGGTGGGAGAATGTGAAGTCCAAGTGGGCATACTCAAACTCGTTGTATGATACATTCACACCCGATTCCTTCATTAACTTGTAGTGCTTTCTCACCATTGACGGCCGGATTACCTTGTCCTTCCGCCCGGCAACCAGATTAACTGGAATATCAATGAGCCAATAGTATTCACCCAAGTCCAATGGCTCGGAAGATCCATACACCTCCATGTTGGCAGATGCACTCCCATAATCAAACATCTGGAACTTCCCAGAGTGCTTCATCTGTGCAAGGTGGAGAGCCACATGAAATGAAACTCCTGGCATGTCATTCATATTGTAGTGCGGTAAACCTAACACACCAACCCAATTTGAGCTGTCTCCACCGACAACGTAACTCATTAGGGTTTGAACTAGCCCTCCAACTGCAGGATAGTTATGGAAATCCCTAGCCAACTTGTTGAGTAGCATACGGAAGAATCTGGTTGGTATATAAAAGCTAGTCACAAATGGTGACAAAATGGGGGCCAACACAAGGAAAAGATGTTCCACGATGGTGAAAACGAAATTAGAATCATCATGGAAGCCAGCAGGAGATAATAAAACCAATCTAGATAATCTGTGAGGCTTTTCTTCCACCCGGCGTGTTATAACATACATCAACATAGCAGCTCCTCCCAAGCTATGGCAAACTGCACAAAGTTTGTAAAGCTGATCATCAGTTTCCAGCTCAAGCTCAGGTTGACCAAGCTTCAATTCTGAAGTTTTCACTTGGTGAATTTTCTCTATCATTGCAGGAATATCCTCAGTCCCATGCTCATTGATGGAATATCGCCAGTACCTGCATCGATGCTCACATTTAGGTACAGCATTGATGTATTATAATGACACGACATCACAGAAGAGTTTATGGAAGAAATAGCATTGTCCTATTGTTCCCGTCCACAAGCTTTCTTGGATGCAAATGAATCAAAGGTATAACTCCATTCaaaacagaaaggaaaaaaaaaccaatgaacTCATGCAAACTCACTGTCGTGAGGAAATGTTCTTGTCAACATGTTCCCTAGAAACCAGGCCTCGAAGATTCCCAAGGAAAACATCATATCCTGAAGCAAGCAAGCAATAACATATCTGTAGTTCAATATATTGAGAAATTCTGAAAATCATGCATACTTCTAAAGCAAATATAACAAACCTTGATCAAAGGCTGCAAAAGCAGGAGAACCAACAACCCCATTGGACACCCAGctggaaaacaaaataaacttattaGAAAGCATAGATAAGCAATACAATTGAttactaataatttaataattttggaaatagaagaaaacaaaaggaagttGTCTGTCACCTAATAGATCAAACTTGTACAACTTAACTTGCATTATCATAAACATACCAActccatatatattataaaatttttcataaatactgCTAAGCACAAAGTCAACCTCCTTATAAAGGTTTGACATTTATTTAAAGGAAAGTGGATCCAGAAGACTATGTACAACAAATAGAAATCTTATGTTTTAGGATTTTCAATGTTCTAAGTAAAAATGATACAGTGTAGGaagttaaaagaaagaaagaacggACGATACATCATGCAGAGTGCCAGTGTACAACCTTCAACAAACATTAATGACAGTGCACTGTAATGCCCAAGCCATTAACCAACTAAATATAGCTCTGTAAGTTAGGGGTGGGCGGAGGGGGCCCTGCCATCTGTCCCCCGCCCCACCAGCTGGGTGCCCCCGGCCGTCAGATGCCAAGGTGTGGCTCCCGCCTGCACCTGAGCAGCCACGCAGGGACGGCGGCCCAGGCTTGCCAGCATTAGGCCCCGTCcgcccacacacacacacacacacacacacacacatatatatatatatatatatattaccaaaaCAACTATTTCTTAGGTGTTTGGCGGAGTACTATATAAAGAGAAAACCCTAGTTTGCTCTCCAAACtccttcctctcttctctctctctccctccgcCGTTCTCTTCAGTCtactcttctcttcttcttctcctccgcCATTCTCCCCTCTCCTCTTcttatcctcctcctcctcttcttctccactttttcttctcgAAGGCTGAATCTTGTGACTGTGAGACAAGGTGTCTCAAACACCCACGGCCCACGGTCCACTGTGTGGTCGTGGTTCTTTGCTCAGACTCACAGCCAAGTGATGGAGATGCCAGAAGGGCTATCCGCAATGCCACTAGGAAGGCTAGGCGTGCCGAGGCGAGGAGGGTGGCTTTGGGGTGCTTGCATGGCGCGGAGGGTGAGGCTGAGTGAGGCTTCCATCACCAAGCCGTGGTTTGGCTAGAGTAGAAAGTTgcgatcttttttttttaagtttattttttcaatctgTGTTTGTTATTGTTGGATGATGGATCTATGAGTTTCAGGGTTGCATTAgttaatttgttgtttttttcagttggttttggatttttttttgttttccggTTGTTTTTCCagttttggttttggatttGTGATTCTGTGGACTTTTCCGCTGTGAGTGGGTGGTGGGCAGGGTGGGGCGGATGGTCGTGGGGGCCACGGGGGGGTGCCAGGGTGGGACAATCCCCTGCCGCCCCCGGGGGGGCGGCTACACCCCTACTGTAAGTCACCCTAATAGACCCTTGGATCAGGTTTGGCAAAGGGTAGAACGACCCATAGACTTCCCacccctttttcttctttctacgTGATAGGAAACATGTGTCATATATAAGCAAGGAGTAGACAAAATTTTTGTATctaagaaagaaaaactaacTCACCCCATAGATGAGTCCATAATTCCATGCTGAAGATAAACTGCTTTCCTTGCATCACGTCTGCAAGATCACACTGCAGGCGTAAGGCACAATATAATTACATAAACTTACAATTTGACAAGAAAAAGTTTATACCGAGGGATTCTTTCCAGAAGAAGAACATATCCATCTGCAGTGACCACATGGATAGCTTCATATGGGTACCTAACACAATGAGAAAAGTACGAAATTTGTAGAAAATATGAGTAACTTGAGAAAGAAACATATCTTGAAAAAAGTTAGCACAGACGGCTCTTACCCAAGCTCCGTTATGACATCTTGACATGTCCGAGCATCTGTATTTAGAGACTGATGAAAAGTATTATTTCGTTCAGTAGGAGCAGGATCATTTTCCCCAAGTGTAGCTGTAGTGAAAGAGGCTTCCAAAACACTTCCATCATTCTCTCTAGTACCCCCATTGTGAGATGAGATCCATCTTGATAGTTTTCTGAAAGCCTCTAATGGGGAAATAATAACATGAGCTGCCTTATGAACAATATCGAAAATGGCTTCTATGTAGATCTCGATTGCTAGATGAAGATCCTGGTTAACATCCAAGATAAAATAAGCCAAAAAGAAATCATAGATCTCAATCTTTCCATAAGAGGATAAAACCAAACAACAAACCACAATTCCAAGAGTGATGACTGATAGCAGACTTTGCACATACCTCTATGACTCCACGTCTCCGGTCAGTGGCACGGTGAACAATGTGGTCCCTGAGGGTTAGCACTTTTTTAATCGAACGTAAATTTGAAGACTGGTGGTTTTCAGAGATGGCAGGGACTTTTAATCCCctattataaagaaaatgacaaagatAAACCGGGATTCCCAGGAGCAATTTGGCAGGCAACAGAATCCAAAAGAATATGCATCTGATCCATCCTCTATAATGCCTATCATACTTGGTAAAAGTAGTAGCCCCAGAGGCTCGTGAACTCTGAGAAGATGGTGATGCAGGATATATGTTTAGGTCACTATCTTCTTCAGCAGATGAGTAATCTACACTTGATGTATCAGAATCCACAGAAAGCTCATGAATGAGCTGGTTGAAAGAAGACACTCCACTGTAGCATCAAGAAAAAAGCAGAAATGTTAAAAACTAAAGCAAAGATGCAGGATATGGCGAAAAAAGTCACCACATAAGTTCTTTAGCTGCTATTCTtgggtgaaaaaaataaaagctgtTTAGACTAGACAAGTTTGTAATCACAAGTGACAAGTGACAAAACATACATCCCAATCAACATGATTACAATCAGTTCATAtccagaaagaaagaaaaaaaaaaagaaagaaagaaaaaaagaagaaagaagaaagagttTACAACCAGGTTTATGATAAAACATGAACCATCATTTCACAACATGTAAAACCCATTTCAAAATGGCATCCAAAGGGGATAGGAAATCTCATACTGTGTACCATCACCACAGAATTCTTCTATATGatgatttattagataaaaCAAGAGCATTGTAGAAGATACTGAAAGTGCAATAATTGACAAGGATACGTTTGGATGGTAAGAGTATCTCAGAtcatctatgaatagtagtgaaatagtttatgaatagtagtctactgtttgtgaatagtagtgtaGTCTGAGATGGTCTCAGCAGCCAAACATAGCCTTAATTGTTTATCAGAATAAACTGAATCTTGTTTGCAAGGTAGAGAAAGTGattatatctttttttgttgatatgtaCAGTGATTAAAGATTCTTTTTCGAATGCAGGTCGAGAAAaaaccaagaaatatatatttacaccatAATTAGATTCAATCTTCTATCAAAGGAATGTAAGCTATTACAAGACCTGTTTAAAATCTTAAACTCAAAGCAGTGACTCCTAGCATGCATGAGCTTGTTTTGTGAAGATTAATAAAGGAGATAAGCATCCAACTGCACGATAACACCTAACATCTCCATTTTCATATATACATCAAATCCAAGTTCTAGAAAATGGGTGTATTAGCTACCTTGTGATGCAGGGTTGATAAGAAACCTGCCTACAAATGGCTTACCTATTGGGAAAGTGGTTATGGGGATACCAATAAAAAGTGCTTTGTGGAGGGCCATTATACAAACAAAATATGGTGGGCCTCAGGGTGGATGGTGTTCAAACGAGGTTGAGCGAGCCACAAGAGGTGGGGCTTTGGAAGcatataagaagaggatgggatAATTTCTCCAAATATACCCGCTTTGGGGTGGGTGACAgctccaaaatcaaattttggcttGATGTGTGGTTTGGTGATATGGCCCTCAAGGAAGTCTATCCAGAGATCCACGGAATTGCATGGATTCAAGAAGGCTCAATTGCAAATCTTGTGAAAATATCTACTTGCACTCCGTTGAGGAATGCCACCTTCATTAGAGCTACACGATTGGGAAATTGATGCATTCATAAAGTTCTACAATCTAGTATACTCTGTGAGGGGGGAGATGCAAATAAGATTTTCTGGAGTCCTTCTAAGAAAGGGAGGTTCTGTTCATTCTATAAGTCTCTCATTATGCAGAAGAGTGTGAATCCATTCCCATGGAAAAAACTTGGAAGACCAGGCTCCCCTTAAAGTGGATTTCTTCGTATGGACAGCTTCCTTAGAGAATATTCTCACCTTAGAAAGCTAAGGAAACTCCGTATCATCGTaacagattggtgttgtatgtatAAAACGAACAGGGAGTATGTTGATAATTTACTACTTAATCGTGAGATTGCCATGACCCGATAGAATGAATTTTTCGCTAAAGTGGGGTTAGCTTAGTTGATGCCGAGAACAGTGATTGACTTCCCATCAAATTGGAGAGGCCATCATGGTGGTCAAACAGTTCACAACAATCTAGAAGATGGTCCCGATATGCCTATGGTGGTGTCTTCGGAGGGAGAGGaattaaaagaattttcaaagaCCATTAGCgatcaatggatgagcttaaaatGTTCTTTCTTAACACTTTGCCccattggtcaattgtaatagattttaatggtttgagctttcatgactttcttgtatcactaaaccatcatgcataggtgttgctTCTGTATATGTCCAGtatattatttcaataaaatttcttatgcACACGCACGCGCGCCCACACACAgtttctcaaatttctcaacAAGTTCAGTTTCTCAAATTTCTGTTTAAAAACTAcatttccaaaataattttctccATTCTGTATTCTTGGGTAAGCCCCTACTTTACGGTCAACAATGAACAATCTACTTCCCATACAAGTTTTGGATGCAGAAtgtcttcataaaaaaaaagttaccaccaaaataattaatacttacTTTTCCATCCAACGAGGAAATCGAGGACCACGAAAGGTTGGTCTGAGCTCCCAGCCATGGATACCTTCAAGGATAGTAGCCTTTCCTGGTAAAATAGTCAACAAAAGTGCTGACACTCCATTTATCAGCCTCACAATATTGTTCAGAGATTCATAAGTGAATGTCTTCACAGACCTGcactaaaaagataaaaaccaaATGCAAGGGAAATTGCTCATGTCATgaccaaaaatatctctaaaAAAGACGCTCTCAAGGGAACTATCCCAAGTCACTGGTAGGCACCTAAagatggataaaaaaaaagtcctaaCACAGCATGGGAAATTATAAGCCATAGTGGTATCCAAATGATCCATAACAGCTAAAATGAATC comes from Juglans microcarpa x Juglans regia isolate MS1-56 chromosome 8S, Jm3101_v1.0, whole genome shotgun sequence and encodes:
- the LOC121245071 gene encoding uncharacterized protein LOC121245071 produces the protein MVAAASRKWGYVRIITGTILGGVLGFYVMHRVEISYKEKMNERLKKYEAELKKREKMNELEESL
- the LOC121245072 gene encoding uncharacterized protein LOC121245072 isoform X2, producing the protein MLQRFVDNVLAVTKESVKTFTYESLNNIVRLINGVSALLLTILPGKATILEGIHGWELRPTFRGPRFPRWMENGVSSFNQLIHELSVDSDTSSVDYSSAEEDSDLNIYPASPSSQSSRASGATTFTKGLKVPAISENHQSSNLRSIKKVLTLRDHIVHRATDRRRGVIEDLHLAIEIYIEAIFDIVHKAAHVIISPLEAFRKLSRWISSHNGGTRENDGSVLEASFTTATLGENDPAPTERNNTFHQSLNTDARTCQDVITELGYPYEAIHVVTADGYVLLLERIPRRDARKAVYLQHGIMDSSMGWVSNGVVGSPAFAAFDQGYDVFLGNLRGLVSREHVDKNISSRQYWRYSINEHGTEDIPAMIEKIHQVKTSELKLGQPELELETDDQLYKLCAVCHSLGGAAMLMYVITRRVEEKPHRLSRLVLLSPAGFHDDSNFVFTIVEHLFLVLAPILSPFVTSFYIPTRFFRMLLNKLARDFHNYPAVGGLVQTLMSYVVGGDSSNWVGVLGLPHYNMNDMPGVSFHVALHLAQMKHSGKFQMFDYGSASANMEVYGSSEPLDLGEYYWLIDIPVNLVAGRKDKVIRPSMVRKHYKLMKESGVNVSYNEFEYAHLDFTFSHHEELLAYVMSRLRLVDHTQKLSSSSPRAERLKKKGQ
- the LOC121245072 gene encoding uncharacterized protein LOC121245072 isoform X1 — protein: MLQRFVDNVLAVTKESVKTFTYESLNNIVRLINGVSALLLTILPGKATILEGIHGWELRPTFRGPRFPRWMENGVSSFNQLIHELSVDSDTSSVDYSSAEEDSDLNIYPASPSSQSSRASGATTFTKYDRHYRGWIRCIFFWILLPAKLLLGIPVYLCHFLYNRGLKVPAISENHQSSNLRSIKKVLTLRDHIVHRATDRRRGVIEDLHLAIEIYIEAIFDIVHKAAHVIISPLEAFRKLSRWISSHNGGTRENDGSVLEASFTTATLGENDPAPTERNNTFHQSLNTDARTCQDVITELGYPYEAIHVVTADGYVLLLERIPRRDARKAVYLQHGIMDSSMGWVSNGVVGSPAFAAFDQGYDVFLGNLRGLVSREHVDKNISSRQYWRYSINEHGTEDIPAMIEKIHQVKTSELKLGQPELELETDDQLYKLCAVCHSLGGAAMLMYVITRRVEEKPHRLSRLVLLSPAGFHDDSNFVFTIVEHLFLVLAPILSPFVTSFYIPTRFFRMLLNKLARDFHNYPAVGGLVQTLMSYVVGGDSSNWVGVLGLPHYNMNDMPGVSFHVALHLAQMKHSGKFQMFDYGSASANMEVYGSSEPLDLGEYYWLIDIPVNLVAGRKDKVIRPSMVRKHYKLMKESGVNVSYNEFEYAHLDFTFSHHEELLAYVMSRLRLVDHTQKLSSSSPRAERLKKKGQ
- the LOC121245072 gene encoding gastric triacylglycerol lipase-like isoform X4; translation: MENGVSSFNQLIHELSVDSDTSSVDYSSAEEDSDLNIYPASPSSQSSRASGATTFTKYDRHYRGWIRCIFFWILLPAKLLLGIPVYLCHFLYNRGLKVPAISENHQSSNLRSIKKVLTLRDHIVHRATDRRRGVIEDLHLAIEIYIEAIFDIVHKAAHVIISPLEAFRKLSRWISSHNGGTRENDGSVLEASFTTATLGENDPAPTERNNTFHQSLNTDARTCQDVITELGYPYEAIHVVTADGYVLLLERIPRRDARKAVYLQHGIMDSSMGWVSNGVVGSPAFAAFDQGYDVFLGNLRGLVSREHVDKNISSRQYWRYSINEHGTEDIPAMIEKIHQVKTSELKLGQPELELETDDQLYKLCAVCHSLGGAAMLMYVITRRVEEKPHRLSRLVLLSPAGFHDDSNFVFTIVEHLFLVLAPILSPFVTSFYIPTRFFRMLLNKLARDFHNYPAVGGLVQTLMSYVVGGDSSNWVGVLGLPHYNMNDMPGVSFHVALHLAQMKHSGKFQMFDYGSASANMEVYGSSEPLDLGEYYWLIDIPVNLVAGRKDKVIRPSMVRKHYKLMKESGVNVSYNEFEYAHLDFTFSHHEELLAYVMSRLRLVDHTQKLSSSSPRAERLKKKGQ
- the LOC121245072 gene encoding uncharacterized protein LOC121245072 isoform X3; translated protein: MLQRFVDNVLAVTKESVKTFTYESLNNIVRLINGVSALLLTILPGKATILEGIHGWELRPTFRGPRFPRWMENGVSSFNQLIHELSVDSDTSSVDYSSAEEDSDLNIYPASPSSQSSRASGATTFTKYDRHYRGWIRCIFFWILLPAKLLLGIPVYLCHFLYNRGLKVPAISENHQSSNLRSIKKVLTLRDHIVHRATDRRRGVIEDLHLAIEIYIEAIFDIVHKAAHVIISPLEAFRKLSRWISSHNGGTRENDGSVLEASFTTATLGENDPAPTERNNTFHQSLNTDARTCQDVITELGYPYEAIHVVTADGYVLLLERIPRRDARKAVYLQHGIMDSSMGWVSNGVVGSPAFAAFDQGYDVFLGNLRGLVSREHVDKNISSRQYWRYSINEHGTEDIPAMIEKIHQVKTSELKLGQPELELETDDQLYKLCAVCHSLGGAAMLIFFRMLLNKLARDFHNYPAVGGLVQTLMSYVVGGDSSNWVGVLGLPHYNMNDMPGVSFHVALHLAQMKHSGKFQMFDYGSASANMEVYGSSEPLDLGEYYWLIDIPVNLVAGRKDKVIRPSMVRKHYKLMKESGVNVSYNEFEYAHLDFTFSHHEELLAYVMSRLRLVDHTQKLSSSSPRAERLKKKGQ